The genomic region GGCTTATGTGTAAATTAGCTCTGACTTTTCATTGGATGCATCCAACCTCACCTGTGACATATTCACCTCTCCCCTACAGTAGTCCCCCATCAGTGATACCAGCAGGCAATGTAGCCACAGCACAGAAGGCACAAGACAGAAGTCTTGGAGGATGAAGCTGCAGTTTGAGAAGACTTTCCAagttctgggaagaaaaagagagatgaGAATAGCTGAGCATGCTGGCTGCAGCTCACTTGAAGAAGCTCAACACTCCCTTCAAAAGCACTAAGGGGTTGGCCAGGGTACAGGGGAGTACTGCAATGTTCCTGCCCCAATGGAAGGGAATTATCTTAATGTCCCTTGCTCACTCCAGACAACAGGCTGGGAAGCCTCAGGTGCCAAATGAACAAAAGGTAGATTTGAaggactggaaaataaaaaaaaaaaaaaagcagttttgcactttacaaaaacattaaagatTCCAACCCCCACCCCTCAAATGTAGGTGTAGAGAATGGAGGAACAACAGACACAAATTTTTGTCTATTTGTTCCTGGAAGTAAATTATTGCTGTGGTTTAAAAGAAATGGGACCTTTGTCTTAAGTCTATGATAATCTACTCAGCTTTGAATCTTGTAAAGATCAGCACATTTGCTCTGTTCTCCTGGCAAAACCAcactgcctccttcttcctgcAGGTATTTTGCTCCCTACAGAATATCAAGCAATTAACATCAGGTAACCATACAGCAGCCTGAGACCCACAGAAAATCCCCATGGGGACTAGAAGGGCATGGGTTTCTGTTACTGGGGCCCATCCCACCACCCTCAGTGATGGGCAACCCACAGCATCAGGCACCTCCATGGGGTGGGCTGAGGTCAAACCAGGTAGTCAGCCTGCAGGTAAGGATCAACAGCATCCATGGCTGCTATTGTCTGTGGCAAAGCTAGAGACAAGCACTCTTAAGCATAACTCAGGAAAGGATTGAAGGCCCAGGGCTGAGCTGAAATAGGGCCAGAGGTGTGTGTAGAggccccaggtgaggctggtcagggccaTGAAGATGGGCAACAACAAAACTAACCTCTCAAAAAGACTTAGCAAAGGCAACCCCTTCCCATGATCTACACTGATAAAGAGCATCTGGAGGATCAGATAAGTAAATGTACTAATGCATGCAAAGCTACCAGACTGATAAAAAGAAAGGCAATgcctatatttaaaattattttttcactaaTGTTCTACTCTCACCATGTTTCACTTTCACATGGTGAAACAGTTACTCAGTCTATGCATACTTAATCCATAATATGATGCTTTTTTTAAGATCTCCCTCATGTTTACCACTTTTTGCCATAGTGGTCTGGAATAAAGCCACAGCCTGAGCTGTGTCCAGAGAAAGATGATCACTCAGGCAGAAATAATGCAGGAAAAACCCTCATTATAGATCTGACCTCTCATGTACTTGGGAAACTAATTGCAATCAATGTCTTCAGCTACACACAATTTACTAAAACATGATATGTCTGGCCCATGAGGCAAGTAAAACTGATCCCTGGCAATGGCTGTTATTCTTCACACTCCACTTTAAGTGAGACTATTGGATTCCCCATGTGTAAGGCCTCTGTGATTTCATAGTGAATTACACTTAAATTTACAGAAGTGGGAATTGCTACACACAAAACTTTCAACAAACCACAAAATGCAGCAGTTTCAGCagaatataacaaaaaaaaaagataattcttTTGCAATAAGCAAAAAAGATAGGGAGAAATGCACATGTGGTCGTCTTTGTGGAGCCATACTCTTATGAGATACATGTCTATATATAGCAGCTTCTTCCTCATCTGAAAACCTGTGCATACCATGTGATTGACTGATAACATCCAATATATTTTCAAGACCATTCATTGCTGACCTCAACAATGGCTGGAGAGAGTCATTTTACCTAACTTTTGGTGGACTGCTTTTGAAGACCTTTAAAGTCAGCAAAGATCTTTGCAACAAATCGATGGAGTTCAGTGTATGATTTGTGATCAAATGTTGGTCCCCACTGTGGGGTAAGTTGCTCCTGCAACTTACTACTTGGTTAGATGCAACTACTCTTTGATTAGGTGCCCTTTGACAATACAAGAGTCTTAGGTGACTCACCAAGCCCAAAAGATACTTCTCATACAGTAATATTGGTAATGATGCTACCTCATCATATACAGGGaaatgttgggggttttttaatagcatttctTTCACTCTTGACTGTTCAGCGGGAGAAGCAATGACTGCATTGTGTAACAACTCCTCTGCAGGGGAGTCCCTGCTGCCATTGACTGCTATTGAAGCAAGATATTACATACAAAGCTCATCACATACAGAGTTCCGAGAGGCAGGGATCATGCCCTGCCTTTATATTTGTGGAAACCTGGCTGGCTGGACACATTATGAAGCTTAGCTGGATACCTAATCAAGGCAAATACAgtaggatttttgttttcagaggttAAGTTTTCAGCaatctttttcttaatgtttacagtaaaaataattaactaaTTAACTTTCATGcacaaagaaatgcagctgggtAATGCTATATCTTCCATTTGGTTTAGCAATACTACTTTTTACCACTATATGTACATCCcagctttagaaaaacaaagaaaaggtcaGGTCTAGTGCAACATGTAGCTGTGAAATTCTAACAAAATCATTAACCCTGCCATAATGATATCCTGAAGCAAATGGAATTTATGGAACTTTTCACTAAGCCATAAAAATGAACTAtgtgagcttggcaaaacagaatttgatggCCAGAGACAGGAACTGAGAGATAGACAAGCACTTGTTTTAGTACTATATCCTTGAgaagagctgagagactgatcaaagcaaacatcccgcctcagcagctgctgagaactgggtgataaagtgtatagtcaaggagaaaaactaattgggatgttgataacAAGTCAAAGTGCCCATTAGgggaactatcctcattataatactaaaaatcaggcccataggccaggagccaccccacccccaccccacccccagttAGTCCCTTACTCTCTCAGCAcgtggtaaattaaaagtgagctgtacctttacatggaagtgagaaagaaattaaccaatgaTTAGTTGAGGCATATGAAGATTGGCTGTGATTGACACATTTAACTGCATAAATGCCTCATAGTTTCTTGGTGTGGGGTGCTAGCTTTGTGAGTTACCACCTAGTaccaatctttgcacaaaaattacttgaataaaatacctcagCTCTGTGTGTATTCTGGTGTTTTGTGCACCGGATGAGCTAACCTGCTTTTCGGGATAACAATAACatccaaccaaacaaaaaatatatttgtggcCCAAGTCCTGTGTCAGCCATAATAATGTTGCAGTTTTAACAGCAAACAAGAATGAATGCAAAAGAATGGAAAGGATGCACAAACCTGCTCCTGGGTTAAAAGCAATCTCTAACTTTTAGATGGGAATGAGACCTGCAGAGAGTTGAATTATGGTACAACTTCCAATTTCAAAGATCTTTCTCCTTGAACAAATGGCACCAGCCATAGGGAAAGAGTAGTGCTAGACTTAAAGGAAGGAGATTCTGACCTGATATTGCAATTACAGTTGGAtttctttctattaaaataagAAGATTGAaataaagtgattttaaaaaatcccaaaagaaACCCTGAACCAAATATTGATGTTGACTTCAGGGAGCAAGAAACTGGCCCCCAGCCTAGGCATCGTGGCTCACAAAAACCTTTTGCTTtacagggaaagagaagagcCGGTAAGTCACGTCTTTGCCCTCCGTCCCCCTCTTCCATCTCAGGTAGTTCTGGCTCTTGCGTGCCGCTACGTCCTGCTTCAGCCCACCCCAGAGGGCTCGAACCGCCGGCAGGAGACGGCTCCCCCCGGGCAGGGGATCAGCGGGGTGATGCGGAGGGGCTCCCCCGTCCGCGAGTCCCCAGCAGGAGGATGCGGAGGCCCGCCCCCCCCGCTAGCCCCCCAGCGGGGCTCCCAGCCAGCGCCGCTGTCCGCGTCCGTGGTGCTGAACGGCGGCGGGGTCCTCCCCGCCCCACCCGGCCCGGTCCCCCTGCGCTCCCTCCGGGACGAATGGTGGGATTAAGGCTGCAATAATCGGGGCCGGATTAACTCCCTGGAAACCGGCTGCAATCTGAGCGGCTGCAAATGTCCCCCAACCCGGGAAGATGGGGCGGAGGGAGGCATGCGTCCGCCGCCCAGATGCTGCGCCGCGAtaaagggggagggaaaaaccAAATCTATCATCCGCTGCTTTTGGGAAAGGCTGGGCTGGGATCCGGcagcccctcctcttcctcctccttcctccccctcgCAGCCTCGGTCTCCTTTCCCGGCCAGCCGCGTTCCGCGAAGGGGGTCAGACGAGCGCAGAAcccgcaccccccaccccccatccccgGCGACAAGCGATGGGCGACATCCCCGGCCTCGTCAAAATCAGCGTTTCCCTCAAAATCCAGCCCAACGACGGGGCGGTGTATTTCAAGGTGGACGGGCAGCGCTTCGGCCAGAACCGCACCATCAAGCTGCTGACCGGTGCCAAGTACAAGATCGAGGTGGCCCTGCGGCCCGGCACCGTCCAGGCCACGTAAGTGTGGCCGCCCCGCTCGGGGCGGCTCCCCCcgttcctcccttccccttccctgctgctttatttttagaggtttaatattttttcctggcaGGCTGACAGCACGGGGTTTCCGTGATTTCTCTCTCCCCGCCCTTTTTACTTTGCTGGCCCCGTTTCTAGGTCCCTGGCCAGCTGTTCCCAGTGCTTAAAGTGGCCCCATTTTGGAGTCATTTCCTTCACTCTCCCTCCCCACCGTCTCCCGGAGCTCTTTCTAGCCCAgcccatttttctcccttcttcccctgtTTGCCCTTCTCCGGTTTGCCCTGGAGGCACTGGGAAGAGGCCCCTTCAGCCCTGCCTGTCAGGGATGCACCATACCCAAGCCTCGCTGCAGCATGGCAAAGCTGAGACAGGGACCAGGGAGGATGTGGTTGGGGAATGGCTCTGGGTGGAGACAGCCCTGGAGAAGGGATTTGGCTAACCTTTCCCCAGCTACTCAAatctctgctgcctttcctttctACACCTTCCCTGGGTGACTGCAGAGCCCAGACATTTTTCAGGAGCCCCCATGAGTCAGCAGCACCCGCAGGTCTGCTAAAATCCTTGAAGCATACCCTAGCACAGAGGCTGCCAGCCCACATGCTGGCTCCAAGCTGCTCTGGGAAGGggacctgcagggctgctgcaagGCTGTATCCTGTCTCTTTGCAGTACAATGGGCATTGGGGGCGTCAATGTCCCACTGGAAGAGAAATCAAGGGATGCACAGGTGGCCTCTTACACAGGGATCTACGACACAGAAGGGGTGCCCCATACCAAGAGCGGGGAGAGACAGCCCATCCAGGTCAACATGCAGGTATGTGGTTCTCCAAGCCTCACATGGGAAGACAGGGGAGTGCAGCAGTGGGTCGAGTCCCAGAGAAGGAGTTGTGGAGGTGAAATATTCCAGGGCAAAGTCTGatcacagctgctgtgcttgGTGTCAAACAGGACTGCTGGTCAGAGCATAGCTGTAAAACACAAGCCCAGCTTCCCCAGGGGAAGCCAAGAGAACAGCAAGGACCAGGAAGTAGCAGGGGGATTTCCAGAGATTTGCATAACCCTTTGGGGTGCTTCaggagaaagaaacaggcaCTGAACTTCTCACTTTTTCTGCAGGGCATATTATGGACTTCAGGCGACTCCCACCAAGGTCCCTGGCTAGGAATCCAGTCCCAAGCCCTTGGCATACAGGGACCCTCCTTTTGCctgccagcactcccaggttTTTTGGAGCAGAGCATGCCCCAAACACAAGGGGTGACTACTTTCCCCTTCCACCTGTCATCTGCAGGATGCCTGGGGACCTGCCAGAGGCTGAAAGCATGCGTGAGAacacccccgccccccaaaggctgtcttctccctttctttccccataTGCTTCCATTATCACATTATCTCTGTATCCGCAAACCTAAGTTCTTATTCAAGCGACTCCCTACTGCAACCTTAAAGGGAAGCTCCAAGGGCTGGAATCAGTGTATATGCCATGGCCCCAAAGTGAGATGACGAAGGCTTAAGCCTATAAGTCAGCTGAGTTGGCAGAAGAcaggaagagcagcaggcaaaTTTCCACAGCACTCTGGGTGATGCTGTCAAGGTGCAGAAGGAGATTTGTTTTATTCTGGCTTTGGTTTggttggctggttttttttttcccctctcttgaCTACAGTTGTGAGGGATTCCTGCTGTTGATTCTATGCCTCCTGTACAAAAAGGGGAAATGGGGCAGTAAGCCATCTTTATCTGAAGCTCCTTTAAGGGTCTGTTCCAACTTATACAAGCTTAGGACCTTGCCAAGCCCACCAGATTTCAGCTTTCTCTCACATTTGCTCACTACAGTCAAGATATCATATTGATCTTTAGCTTCACtattttcttctggaattaTCATTTGGCATGACAAACCCCTACTGAATAAGAACTGTAACATCTCCATTTGGAGTTTCTAATAATTACAGCATGTGTAACAATTCTGGAGACACACATCACATTAACAGTTACCCTTCCTAATCTTAGGTTAATAACACTGCCCTGAAGTATTTGATCACATTAAGCACTTTTTTATACAGTCACTTCCTTTTAACACCCAGGAAAACCAAACACCCAGTATGACTTCTCAACCAGCAGAACAGGGCTGCTGGATGCTGCCATTGAGTACCACAGTTACATTTCACAATGTCCTTATACTAGGAGGTGAAAGGGCAGTGCTCCCAAAAAAATCCATCTGCTTTGACTAAGGCATCCCTATTTTGATAGCCACCTTTACCCTTACACATAGCACTGATGTGAATTCTGAAAATCTGGAAGTTTAGCTTTTTTATGGAGAAAATCACGTCAAATGAAGTAACTCCAAGAAATGCAAAGAGGTTCTGATTTTCAGATACAAGCTCTGAGCTGGTTTGTTGCAGCATCAGAATGAGTAGCCACAATATTTGTCCAAACAGTAGCTTTTACAGATCAAATCCTGGGATATTAACCACGAAGCTAAGAGGTTTTGCAAGTGTTAAGCAGGTCCTCAACCCTTTTTAGGATTTGATCTTGATAGTTTGGTTCTTCAGTAGAGACTTAGATGTCCACAACTGatacttttaattattaaacataGGCAACTCAACAGGGGCTTACATGTTTAACTCACCATTTAGCTGCTTAGCTAGATAGAGCCATAACAGATTTAGGGAACCAGTGTCAGACACTCCAGCTTGAAAACTGCTTCCAATACCTACTTCCTGAATCCTCAAAACTGCACTTACTACATACAGctttaaattttcttatttccttcaaCTATGAGGAACTTCAGCCTCCACTTCCTGGGGAGAGAAGGACACTATTTAAGGAATAAAATCTGAACTTGCATTAGAAATAGACCATGAGGTCATTTCTGCAGTTAAAAATTGGCCTGATACTGCCAATTTAACACCTAAAAGCCAGAAAGCCCTTAAGAATTTATTTCCcatctgctttaaaattttaaacaagtAATTCTTTGTGCTCCTACTTTAACTGGCTGGTAGATGTGTTGCCTGTTACAGCCATACAATctcatttctgaatttctgaatcTGAGGATGCATTTGTTACCTGAATGCTAAGTGCATCAAGAACCCAGAAATTGCTGAATTGACTAGCAAATGATGTAAATTAAGTTATAGATCTCTCTCATTTTATCTTGGTCAGACTGTCACCAAAATCAGGAATAAACCTCATAACACCAATGTAATGTTAAAAGACAGGCATTCTTTGTTCACGCCGCTGGATACACGGGagatcgctcctcctaacatGCATACCATCAGATCTCATTGTGCCTGTTAAGTACATGTTCTTtatattcattagttttctgataaaatatatacatattcatcatCATACGCAAATGTCCTTtgcgcatgcctgttggtgtctctggATGGTCATCAGgggatatactcttcctcactgtgtccgtTAGTTAACCCTTGCTTTtgtgcaaactcagttctgagattacatatatactgtccttgagggatggtctgttctggtttagcatttgctctgcagttccttatctttatggttctgtacatctgcttttcttaaggtcaAATGTCATCGTAACTTTGTGTAGGTGCTTCTTATCTTGaggcctttctgactcccccaaagcaacaagttttagtcatcgTGCAGGCTGTTGCTGTTAAGGGTACCTCATTATcctggctaagttttggctccAGGCCCCAACATttgttgagctacactagattgcattAGTAACATTTAACTATTTATTCCCCAAAGCATTGCTACCTAAAAATTAGGATTTAATTCTTagaagagaggtttggacccaaaaattaggctttgagccttaaaagaggagttctgacagaaacacattgtctacTGTTTCATTCACactaatgactaaaatacagatcaaagaatacactgattgtccccagacttaataTTCAGTTGGATAGTATAGCAGCATCTATGGCTGGTTAACTTCATCATCCTGATTACAAGACTAGATTAAGATTTAATGAAGAAGCCAGACCTCCACTCACATAACAAATAGCCATCAAATCATCCTAGGATGCAAATTCAGAGGGAGTGATGAAATAATTGTTCACACCTATCGCAGCAGATGACAGAGAACAGCAGACAGGGAAATAGTCTTCTAAGCCTGAACTACAAAGAGTAGAGCTATCCCTCCTCCTCGAGGATGCCCGCATACAAGCCCAGTGGAGGAGCCAGGATTCAGCTGCAGGAGCCACATGAATTGAGGGGAGCTCTGAGGATGCAGAATGCTCATTAcgccacagagctgctgcatcTGCTACATGCTGGGCTGGCGGGGAGGCACATGGTAGTAGAAAAGCTCTGCGAttaattctttccttcccctggaAATCCATAGCAGTCAAACTACTCAGGGCAGCTCAGCAAACTGGGTCATTGGAGGGAGatagaatttgttttctttatcatGTTGAAATTCCTCCATACATTAATGAAACGCTGCTCTTGTATCAATGACCTACAAATGCTAttagaaatgccttttcttcctcagtttcCAGACTGAGGGTGGCTGATGCTTCCCTCTAACAATTTCTCTGTGTGGGTTGCGCACAGTAATATCCAACGTGCTTAACCTTTACTATCTTGCATTATGAGTGTATCAGGATTATTACCAGAGATGATTAATAAAAAATTCCATAATTAAGGTTGTAGTTGCTGGGAGAGATAAAGTAGCCTGTACATCTGGTTCTCTTTGTcaaaggaagcagcagaaatatttcagctacTCCTTTAAGGTAACACTTGCAACTGGAGCCAAATAAAAATCTTCCACTAACAGCACACCACAATACCTGCTGTTGTCAAGACTAAATTTAAATTACCAcagtgggctgggggaaggTTTAAAGCAATATACATTACACAGTAGCAGCTTACAAACCACATCTTGAATTACACAAAAAGTAAACATCCTTCTGAGAAAACTGAGTACAGAAGGCTCTGATTGCAAATCAGGAAGAGTCGCTATGTAAAAAAGCTTTCATACTGACTTTGCAAATGTGATTATAATAGGCAGATGATCAAAGGTCAGCTCCCAGGCACATGATGGGAATGGAAAAT from Phalacrocorax carbo chromosome 3, bPhaCar2.1, whole genome shotgun sequence harbors:
- the CNRIP1 gene encoding CB1 cannabinoid receptor-interacting protein 1 isoform X1: MGDIPGLVKISVSLKIQPNDGAVYFKVDGQRFGQNRTIKLLTGAKYKIEVALRPGTVQATTMGIGGVNVPLEEKSRDAQVASYTGIYDTEGVPHTKSGERQPIQVNMQFNDIGVFETVWQVKFYNYHKRDHCQWGNSFGSIEYECKPNETRSLMWINKETFH
- the CNRIP1 gene encoding CB1 cannabinoid receptor-interacting protein 1 isoform X2; protein product: MGDIPGLVKISVSLKIQPNDGAVYFKVDGQRFGQNRTIKLLTGAKYKIEVALRPGTVQATTMGIGGVNVPLEEKSRDAQVASYTGIYDTEGVPHTKSGERQPIQVNMQGILWTSGDSHQGPWLGIQSQALGIQGPSFCLPALPGFLEQSMPQTQGVTTFPFHLSSAGCLGTCQRLKACFNDIGVFETVWQVKFYNYHKRDHCQWGNSFGSIEYECKPNETRSLMWINKETFH